A genomic region of Desulfomicrobium macestii contains the following coding sequences:
- a CDS encoding manganese efflux pump MntP: MPFVEIMAVAIALAMDAFAVAIASGVALKVVTRRHTFRLAWHFGLFQAVMPIIGWFGGYAVREYFLRFGHWIAFALLLYIGGHMLWEGLHKDEDNACQDPTVGTKLIMLSVATSIDALAVGFTLAMLGLSIWVPAAIIGVVALLFTAAGLHLGKYLGCETRLGQYAEVLGGGVLLAIGCKILWQAL; this comes from the coding sequence ATGCCTTTCGTTGAAATTATGGCCGTGGCCATCGCCCTGGCCATGGATGCCTTTGCCGTTGCCATCGCTTCGGGCGTGGCGCTCAAGGTCGTGACCAGGCGGCACACCTTTCGTCTGGCCTGGCACTTCGGACTATTTCAGGCCGTCATGCCCATCATCGGCTGGTTTGGCGGCTATGCCGTACGCGAATATTTTCTGCGCTTTGGTCACTGGATCGCCTTCGCCCTGCTCCTCTATATCGGAGGGCACATGCTCTGGGAAGGGCTGCACAAGGACGAGGACAATGCCTGCCAGGACCCCACCGTGGGCACAAAATTGATCATGCTCTCCGTGGCCACAAGCATCGACGCCCTGGCCGTCGGCTTCACCCTTGCCATGCTGGGCCTGTCCATCTGGGTCCCGGCGGCGATCATCGGCGTGGTGGCCCTGCTTTTCACCGCCGCAGGCCTGCATCTGGGCAAATATCTCGGCTGCGAGACCCGCCTCGGCCAGTACGCGGAAGTGCTCGGCGGCGGCGTGCTGCTTGCCATCGGCTGCAAGATCCTGTGGCAGGCACTCTGA
- a CDS encoding aldehyde ferredoxin oxidoreductase family protein, whose amino-acid sequence MHGWTGRILDIDLSTMKARSGELPRELAVSFLGGRGLNSKTLFDRVPPGTDPLNPENVYCIAPGPLSGTILGMTSRMEVSTLSPYSGILGDGNAGERFATVMKRARADQIIITGRAPKPCYLLVTPESAELHDAAHLWGKGAWETTDLLLAKHGQKASVACIGQAGENLVRFASTIVDKYASAARGSGAVLGSKNLKAVVVVGNHSVSLADPGTFKDLAALDREFFAKDEFQRNVAAKYGSHHGMSDWRPGFRNYTKYLEPGEVPPQLRPEAWKKYEIGRTGCGNCSVRCKNVYEIPDGSRKGEHGEALEYESIFCMGTNCGVCDPVAIMEMSNLGDIYGLDVIPLGNTIALAKDLFARGILTREQTGGLDLSWENAADQIELVHLTALREGFGNILAEGMLSMAKILGPEAMQYCYHVKGLSRGPYPAGLFALAHATSTRGADHLRGRSWAYGENDPDLYPRLQASGAMHADMDDPVQAIILSERVCTLADSVGRCKGAVNSWANALPLAWKHPLFEGLARLLSSATGETFSEKSLVDAADRIYTLEKAFNARRGITSAHDSIPLNPDHHGPEEMEKERARHRDLLRRYYALQGQDAQTGIPTRERMEELGLGREGARLHDEGPYPEWTGPTLWPLHAYPHGGKRA is encoded by the coding sequence ATGCACGGCTGGACCGGGCGCATTCTGGATATCGACCTCTCGACAATGAAGGCCCGTTCCGGGGAGCTGCCGCGCGAACTGGCCGTCTCCTTCCTGGGCGGCCGAGGCCTCAATTCCAAGACGCTTTTCGACCGTGTGCCCCCCGGCACGGACCCCTTGAACCCCGAAAACGTCTACTGCATCGCCCCTGGCCCGCTGTCCGGGACAATTCTAGGCATGACCAGTCGCATGGAAGTCTCCACCCTCTCACCCTATTCGGGCATCCTCGGCGACGGGAACGCAGGCGAACGCTTCGCCACGGTCATGAAGCGCGCACGGGCCGACCAGATCATCATCACCGGCCGCGCGCCAAAACCCTGCTACCTGCTGGTCACGCCGGAAAGCGCCGAGCTGCACGACGCCGCGCACCTGTGGGGCAAGGGCGCCTGGGAAACGACCGATCTGCTCCTGGCCAAGCACGGCCAAAAGGCCTCCGTGGCCTGCATCGGTCAGGCGGGCGAAAACCTGGTCCGCTTCGCCTCGACCATCGTCGACAAATACGCTTCGGCCGCGCGTGGCAGCGGCGCGGTGCTCGGCTCCAAGAACCTCAAGGCGGTCGTTGTCGTCGGCAACCATTCGGTAAGTCTGGCCGACCCCGGGACCTTCAAGGACTTGGCCGCCCTTGACCGGGAATTCTTCGCCAAGGACGAATTTCAGCGGAACGTGGCCGCCAAGTACGGCTCCCATCACGGCATGAGCGACTGGCGCCCCGGCTTTCGCAATTACACCAAGTACCTGGAGCCGGGCGAGGTGCCGCCGCAACTGCGACCCGAGGCCTGGAAGAAATACGAGATCGGCCGCACGGGCTGCGGGAACTGCTCCGTGCGCTGCAAGAACGTGTACGAGATCCCGGACGGCTCGCGCAAAGGCGAACACGGCGAAGCGCTTGAATACGAGTCCATCTTCTGCATGGGCACCAACTGCGGGGTCTGCGATCCCGTGGCCATCATGGAGATGAGCAATCTTGGCGACATCTACGGCCTCGACGTCATTCCGCTGGGCAACACCATCGCCCTGGCCAAGGACCTCTTTGCGCGCGGCATCCTGACCCGCGAACAGACCGGCGGTCTCGACCTGTCCTGGGAGAACGCCGCAGACCAGATCGAGTTGGTGCATCTGACGGCCTTGCGGGAGGGCTTCGGCAATATCCTGGCCGAAGGCATGCTCTCCATGGCCAAGATTCTCGGCCCCGAGGCCATGCAGTACTGTTACCACGTCAAGGGCCTGAGCCGCGGCCCCTACCCGGCCGGACTCTTCGCCTTGGCCCACGCCACCTCGACACGCGGCGCCGACCATCTGCGCGGACGCAGTTGGGCCTACGGCGAAAACGATCCGGACCTCTATCCCAGGCTCCAGGCTTCCGGAGCCATGCATGCGGACATGGACGACCCGGTGCAGGCCATCATTCTCTCGGAGCGGGTCTGCACCCTGGCCGACTCCGTGGGACGCTGCAAGGGAGCGGTCAATTCCTGGGCCAACGCCCTGCCCCTGGCCTGGAAGCATCCTCTTTTCGAAGGACTGGCCCGCCTGCTGAGTTCGGCCACCGGAGAGACCTTTTCCGAAAAGAGCCTCGTTGACGCAGCGGACCGCATCTACACGCTGGAAAAAGCCTTCAACGCCCGCCGGGGCATCACCAGCGCCCACGACTCCATCCCCCTGAACCCGGACCACCATGGCCCGGAAGAAATGGAAAAGGAGCGTGCCAGGCACCGGGACCTTCTCCGCCGCTACTACGCCCTTCAAGGGCAGGACGCGCAAACCGGCATCCCCACCCGGGAACGCATGGAAGAACTGGGCCTTGGCAGAGAAGGAGCGCGTCTGCACGACGAGGGACCCTACCCCGAGTGGACCGGGCCGACTCTTTGGCCGCTTCACGCCTATCCCCACGGAGGCAAGCGGGCCTGA